DNA from Acidobacteriota bacterium:
CGCCTGTTCGATCCGCTCGGCCCAGGGCGCATCATCGTCGAGGAGTCGGACGGGAAAGACATGCCCGCCGGTCCGCCGGCTGATCCGCCTGAGCCGTCCGCTCGCCTCTCGCTCCACCCTCCTTTTCCCCCAGGCGAAGGGGTCGTGAACGGCGTACGTCTCTTTGGATTGGGCCAGCTCGATGAAGTAGATCGGGAGCCCCAGGCGCTGCGCATAGTCGGCGGACTGTCCGGGTCGCGTGCGGCTGTGGATGTCGAGGCCGTCCGTGATCACGACGAGCGCGCGGCGGCCGGGTTCGCGACCGTACTGCAGGAGCGAGAACAGCAGTCCGTCATTCACGGCTGTGCCGCCCCACGGGGTCAGTCGACCCAGAGCGCGGGACAGAAGTTCTTTCTCTTGACTGAGTGGCTGAAGGAGCCTCACCACGTCGTCGAAGTCCACGATGAATGCCCGGTCTTCCGGCGCCAGGATGGCCTCGAGGAAGTTCGCGGCAATGGCGTGCAGCTCTCGCCAGATCGGCAGCACACTGTCTGATGAATCGATTGCCAGACCCAGCACCAGCGGGACGTCGCGGGCAGTGTGCACTCTCTCCACAGGGCGCGGTTGGCCGTTCTCGCGGACCTCGAAGTCGCCGGGCGCCAGGCCGCTGACCGGATTGCCCCGGCGATCCGTCACCAGGACCTGGATCTGAATCAGTTGAACGTCGATCTCGCTCTGGTAGTCGGCACCCTGGAGGAGTTCCGCGTCCTCCCGTTCGCGGCCGTCGGCCAGGCGTGCGTTGACGCGGACGAAATCGTTGGCGTCAATGTCAGCGATCAGCGCTCCGATATTGGCGGTACCGGTAGTGTGGAGCGCTGCCTCTCCAGCAAAGTCATCCAGTGTGGAGACGAGCTCGTCACTGCGGTAGAAGTCGATCCGCTCCAACACCGCGTCGCGCGGCAGCGAGACGGTCGCCTCGACCCGGATTGGGGCGTTCTTGCCGGACTGCTCAGGGCGAATCTTCGTGATTCGGGCGCTGAACGGCCTCTGGAGCCGGTTCAGGACGATCGTGTCGCTTGCGATGAACTCGCCCATGGGCCCCCAGGCTCGGACTTCAAGTCTCTGCTCGCGGGGCGGATGTGCCAGTTTGAGATGCGTCGCAAAGGGTCGCTTCCTCACCTGCCCGACAAGCTGTCCGTCGATGAAGAAGTCAACCGTTGCGATCTGCGGATCGATGACGAGAGTCTGGAGTGCGAGCCTGCCGCTCAGCAGTTCGCCGTATCGGCCCAGGGGCGGCACGATCCGCAAGGCCACCGGCCTAGCGAGGAGCTCCGGCTCGCGGATGTCGGCAGGATTCGATCCGAAGGCGCGTTCCGGACGCTCGTACACGGTGCGGAACTTCACGCCTGCTGTCGTGCGGCCACGGAACTCGGCCACTCGCACCAGTTGGTCGCCGTCGCGGCGAAGCGTCTCGACCCGCCGCCACTCTGAGTCCGAGGTTTCGATCTCGGGCGACTCGTCGAGGTCGAGGATGCGGCCCTCGATCTTCTTGGGATGACGGTGGTACTTCCCGACGTCGAGCGGATACCAACGGAGGGCGCCCCGGCCATCGAGGATCACGATCGACCCGTCCTTGACCCGGATCAGGAACGTGTCGAATCGATCGGCGGTGTCCTGGGCCAACCTTCGCAGGAGCCGTGCGGCGTGGTTGCTCCCCGGGAACATGCTTGCCGTCTTTTGAACCGGATCTTCGCTGAGCTCCTCGTTCCGTATCCAGGGGCCCAGCAAGGGGGTTAGAGCAACGCCACGGTGAGTCGCCTCGCCGTAGGGGGCGACCTGGTCGCTGGCCGGTGTGGGCTGTGGCCACCCGGCCTGCACGGTCGGCAACCAGATCGCGAACGCCAGCGTGAGGTGGCCCACTGCACCTACCGGCATCCGTTCCTGCACGCCTAGTCGATCCCCGGCAGTCGCACGGCGCTGCGCAACGTCAGCCCACGCCGGGTGACCCGGATCTCCGGTTCGACCGGCGCTCCGTGAGGCTGGTCGGTGTAGTACGTCAGGACCTGCTGGTGTCGCAGGTCCTCTTCGATCTGGCCGAAGACCTGCTCGATCGGTTCGCCCCACCAGCGCGTGTCGCCATGGAGCTCCAGGTGGAACAGGCGTCCGCCTGTCTCCTCGGCGATGCGCCGGAGTCGCTCGCGGTTGCGGCGAAGAACAGCAACGCCGGGGTCCCCGGCGCGGGAGTTGTCGAGTTCGATGAAGTAGATCGGCAGACCCAGCCGCTCCGCGAACTCACTGGACTGCTCTGGGCGCGAACGGCTGTGCTGGTCGGCGCCGTCGGTGATGACGACCAGCGCCCGCCGGCCCGGCTCGCTGCCGTACTGGAGGAGGGAGAAGAGGAGTCCATCGTTCAGGGCCGTGCCGCCCATCGGGATCAGGTGGTCGAGTCGGTCGGACAGCAACGGTTCGTCCTCCGTCAGCGGCTGGACCAGGCGTACCGTGTGATCGAAGTCGACGAGGAAGGCCCGGTCGCCTGGCGTTACGGCGGTCTCCAGGAAGCTCCGCGCGA
Protein-coding regions in this window:
- a CDS encoding VWA domain-containing protein — translated: MPVGAVGHLTLAFAIWLPTVQAGWPQPTPASDQVAPYGEATHRGVALTPLLGPWIRNEELSEDPVQKTASMFPGSNHAARLLRRLAQDTADRFDTFLIRVKDGSIVILDGRGALRWYPLDVGKYHRHPKKIEGRILDLDESPEIETSDSEWRRVETLRRDGDQLVRVAEFRGRTTAGVKFRTVYERPERAFGSNPADIREPELLARPVALRIVPPLGRYGELLSGRLALQTLVIDPQIATVDFFIDGQLVGQVRKRPFATHLKLAHPPREQRLEVRAWGPMGEFIASDTIVLNRLQRPFSARITKIRPEQSGKNAPIRVEATVSLPRDAVLERIDFYRSDELVSTLDDFAGEAALHTTGTANIGALIADIDANDFVRVNARLADGREREDAELLQGADYQSEIDVQLIQIQVLVTDRRGNPVSGLAPGDFEVRENGQPRPVERVHTARDVPLVLGLAIDSSDSVLPIWRELHAIAANFLEAILAPEDRAFIVDFDDVVRLLQPLSQEKELLSRALGRLTPWGGTAVNDGLLFSLLQYGREPGRRALVVITDGLDIHSRTRPGQSADYAQRLGLPIYFIELAQSKETYAVHDPFAWGKRRVEREASGRLRRISRRTGGHVFPVRLLDDDAPWAERIEQAFDQIEEDLRHQQVLTYYSDRPPGTRIEPEIRVPRRRLTLRSAVPLPGID